CATCTATGAATGAGACAAGATAACATTTCTCCTCACAATTAAGCTTGGAGTCATAGCTGTAGTATGTCCTGTCTACAACCTTTCAAGTATTTTTGGAAGATAAGAAATAAGCTAACAATTATAAATAAGATGTTTAGTACCGATGAACACCAAATATTTTTAAATTAACAATATAGATTACTTAACTTAACAAATTAGTTTGACAAACTCACATTTAGGCAAAACTGGAGGCATATCCACATCCACCAAGATGTCAATATTATCATCATCATCTTTGGGACGAATATCAAATGTTATTTGCATACCCTCTTCAAATCCATATGCCTTGCAGAGAGCTTCCCAATTAGAGCAACCGAAGTGGGAGTGATCAACCGCATTGTATAGCTTAACCCGAAACGCATAACCATGTTTAGTTCTTAAGTGAGCCCTCCTCGTCTCCATATTCTCAAAGTCTTTGAAACCGAGCTTCTGCAATACATATGGTCTTGCATGGCACGGGATGTACTAATCGaattaaaaaaaatcaagaaATTACACATTGAACAAAAGAAGAACAAGTGATGATATTAATTACGATGAAAATGCTTGTCATTGCATACCGTACAAACATCAAAGGTCTCGTCCAGCTTCACGGTGAAAACCTATCATTTTGCAGGTGAGGAAACCTGTTGCACAAACCCCGGTCATCGTAGCAGTAATGGCACTCCGGGATCCTATCGTCATCAACCATCTGTtgtgttcataattcaaagattaaacttctGAATGTACATCACGGGTTGACTTTCGGTCTGTCGAATCTTCCTTGAAAACTCTCATATCATGTGGTGTATATGGTGGGCACTCCCTCTCTGATATATatgaccgtcggtgatggtcgttctTCTCTTCCTTCCCGTGCATTACCAAAAGGTCTATCACGAGAAAGAAGAGGAAggacgacccccacgacaacagtcggcattcttcttctctcatatatggtggacactccctcACTATTTTTTGACTGTCATGTATGGAGTCCCAagagacttaaagtcaacccaaaaTGTCGTGTAATGCTCTTTCCGGCAAATCCaaggcactcgatatttcctacattcTAGCACAAGCCATGCTAAAATTCACAGAAAAAtccagcatgacctttgctaaaaatgACATatatcaacactccggcaaaataTAGGCCACTCAGAAGTGTTCCCTGCAAACAtaggccacttgggcaagcacatatcctatttggctacatcaacatcatcatcGACATCAATGACATGGGGATTTGGCTGCTCTCACCTCAAGGTCGAAGGGGGTCAGTGACGAGGACGACGACGGGGCGCTCCTTGATTTCcgcaaaaacaaaatataaaccctataagctatcaactaaacATTATTATGCTGattcaaaagacctacatttactaAAAATTCAATATATCTTATAACCCGGATATTTCATTTGGTTAAGAATCATAACTAATGTTTCTTACTAAAAATTTCTATACCtaaattttcatactaaaaattTACGTTACTAAATTTCTCATATGGCATTCCGATACATTTATATATTGAAAATTTTGTATACCTAAACAATTTCTATTCAAAAGACATAAAATTTCTGTTACTAAATTTGTATACCTACATTAGTTAAGAGAAGGgatggagggagggagggagaggaggggggaggaaggagggagggagggacgAGGGGGAGGAATAAGTGCCTCACTGGTGGTGGTACGCcggcgacgggcgatggcggCGGGTGACGGTGGCGGCCGGGTGGTGCAGCGACGGCGGGGGGTGGTggtgcgcgggcggcggcggcgcgcaatGGTGACGGTCGGGCGGCGACCAGAGAGTGTCTTGGAGTGAGAGTGAGAGTGTGGTGAGGGAGAGTGGAAACGGGCGAGATGGGGTATAGGATAAGGTggttttagcagtagcgcgggaagCCGAACAAGCGCTACAACTAAAATTTTAGTTGTAGCGCGTTTATGCAAACCGCGCTCCTACTAAAGCTAGACCCGGCGTGGCCGTGTGgcccacttagcagtagcgcctgaCCAGTGagagcgcgctactgctaagtcttACCTGTAGCATGCTCGCTttacccgcgctgctgctagttAGCAAGAGCGCGTCGTTCTAACATGCGGTACTGATAATgctctgtgtataaggttttccctagtagtggcaTTGTTCTTCCTCTCATATTCCTCCATAGTTTTTGTTgatttggtgggatttgggagtgAAGGACTTGACCACTTCGTGTGTTCTTGCCATTGCATTAGTTGCATCGGTTTGAGTCCTCCACAGTGATACATGGAAGTgaaagttgagaagcttattactcttgggtgtttgggcaccctagagcttgttcctcttgcgTGCTTTggtgccctagacggttggtctgttcggagctcaatcattgtggtgtaaagctccgggcttgcgtcggggtctccaattaggttgtggagattgcctcaaggaatttgtacgggttcggtaaccgccctcaagggttgccatttgtacagGTTCGGTGACtaccctcaagggtcccttagtggaatcacgacatcttgcattgtgtgagggcgtgaggagattacggtggccctagtggttTCTTGGctagcattgtgcctccacactgctccaaacagagattagcatccgcaagggtgtgaacttcgggatacatcgtcgtctccgcgtgcctcggttatctcttacctgaGCTCTTTTCTTACGCACTTTACATTGTGATAGCCTTAGTGATTcatgttatatatcttgctatcatttagttgtttatcttgcttagcataagttattggtgcacataggtgaacCTAATTattttaggttttgtgcttgacaaattaaacgctagttttattccgcatttgttcaatcccaaaccgtaattattttaaagtgcctattcaccccccccccctctaggcgacatccacgatcttttaagtgaggaaaaacctagagccaaagtgattgagcatcactaaagagtTTGATCTATGTGATCTGACGTCTGTTACCATTGAAGACTGTCattcttccagatggttaggcgtcatgttCTAAGCATTTAAGAGTAATTGTGGCGTGCCGGTGAACAAGTCTATGAAggttttggaagtctaccttgaagacttagcACAAGTGATTCGGCGAGGTCTgttgtgaccttagctcaagagGAATACGGTGAACACTTATTGTCTTCAGAGTTCAATCTCAGCCGCCTCAACCAGATGTACAGTTGATACAACAACTGtaactagtctaccaaatcatcGTGCCATAACCGTGGCAACCTGGTTTTAAATTCCTCAACCCCTTTACTTTTTGTTATTCCGCTGCTGAAGAACCTAAAATCTACTTTCTAAagaatttgaactgaagactttCATTATGATACTTTTCATTTCTTCAGTTCATCTTGAGTATGCCTGATTGCTTGTATGGTTGCACGTCCTTCACTTGCATCTATCTTGTATGCATGCTTTatgtttctgtgatgaactagtCTTGCTCTTGTCTCAATTTCTTCACCGTGATCTTCGCCAAAGTCTTCAGAGTTTGACGAATTCTCaaaatctcccattcacccccctctaggagTAAACCTGTGATTTCAGCAACCACTACCAGAATTGCCGAGTTTGATGATTGTTTTTCGCCAAGCTCTCGTCAAAGATCCTCTTAAACCATGTGTAGGAAAAACACACTCTAAAAACCATAGTAGCCTTGCCTACGACGAGTGTAGACGAGAAAACACTTAGCAAACAGAATACTCTTGGCAAACGAGGTGTCGTGTGTCCTTGCTCACCGCAGTTGTCGGCGTGACCTCGTTTGCCGACTTTCTTTTTGAACACTTGATGTTGATATTCCATGTAGTATTTATGCTTGGTGTTTAAGAGCAAGAGCCTGAAGTAGAAATTATTTCCCTTAGCTAAGAAATTATATTACCAGTCCAGTAAgaacacactagtagaaaacagggcttaggtcacagggcagttttcacattagccccggttcagtcacgaaccgggactaatgtgagcattggtcccggttcgtgagcccagggggccggccggggcctcgtgggcattggtcccggttcgtatggaccctttggtcccggttggtggtacaaaccgggaccaataggccacgctcctggcccaccatcctttagtcccggttcataccacaaaccgggactaaagggctggtcctagttgcggccagtgtttagtcccacctcgccaaccgaagggcgctcacaccagtttataagcccgtccctctatgccttgttgagcttctattaaagtgaaaatagatgcccttatacaggaaatttatagtaaggaaattaatagaactagtttgtttttttagttaaagcaattattcccgcatcgacgtcgacgatgcctatcccgcatcctcgtcgtcgactcggcggaggaggccggcttgatcagaggggccatgtccgggactgggctccgccgggctggttttgggaggtgctaccttccggtgggcgtaggttggtgaggaaccagcccgtcgttgacccgatccttgtttggtggcgctcgcgtgggtcagtgacggtgccgaggcttccggacaccgcggaggtggtacgtcaccgtgtcagcgaggaggaccagcacgtccgtcactacatggttgcgttggagggcaggttcgacaatacctggcaggttcttcagggatctcactgaagctatgatcctgtgatggttccgtccctttgggtgtccaccgcccgcgccgatacccgtcgggcgctactgttctagctgtactagcgatgctatatgtatgatagtattcgaggtgtattagtgataatattcggcgatgtacggacgcatggagatgatatagttttgcttataattgaatgcatcctaatttgaatactactttattttgtgatttgattttgcttattgaatgctcaaagtggaaaactactccgatcGTACTTTGAATGCtgaaattggagagcactatgattagttgatagcttatagggtttttgttttcgcagaaatctaggagcccccccggcccctccatcatccccgtcgtcgtccccgtcaccgcccctccgacatcgaggtgagaccagccaaatcctcttttagaaagataattaaacgatatttcgggttgactgtaagtctgtcgagtctccaccatatatgagaggacgaagaatcccgactgttgtcgtgggggtagcttctccttcgttcccgtgtgctagacaatttggtgtaatgcactcgagaacgaaaggaggagctaccatcaccgacggtcgcaaatgtcagagaggaatcagtgagggagagttccaccatatatatatgagaggacgaagaatcccgactgttgtcgtgggggtcgcttctcctttgttcccgtgtgctagctagacattttggtgtaatgcacacggggacaaagggaggagcgaccatcaccaacggtcgaatgtatacaccacgtgagctgagagttttcaagaaaagactcgacaaaccgatagtcaacccgtgatgaataataatgatctaacttaggttttttagtacatatatttaattgtagatgtttaatatttgaattatatatgaacataggaaatgtcgtactcggacgacgaaagtctcccgggggagtgcgactggtgccacgacgaccgaggtcagtgcgacaggcctcacctggacgaagatcggcgcttcagtattaagctggaggagacgttcgatgttgaaacggtacgcaacgacgacaagtgttaatttttcgtaattaagcacgacttcaactatttcaacgtgtacttttcatcttttacaattcggctagcttatcccatgccatgcaagacgctacgtcttggagaggatgggttttgaagaccatgaaagtatggaaacaaagaaaattcacctaaggacccatcatgatatagattttgaagtaaagctgtataattctgagagcgtaacccattttggttgcaaaaattgggaagcattttgcaagatgtatggttttgatgagggtatgcttgtcaccatggatcttggtgatcctgacatcgagcaagacaatatggacatttgggtccttgttgatacgcctccaattctaccgctatgtgagtttctcaaacatagttattagctaatttatattgttcatttcaaaatagttgacagcttattttcattgacagcttattttgattgttcaaacaatgtgcggaacatggtagacagaacctactacactgatggctctgagttaacttataaggagaaaactcatctggtcggattttgtactgatattgagaattacaatatctacaatcaaactcctcatcattatggtcctccatacgtgccactagtgcacgtgttgaactacggtaactactatggagataccctggtaagatttcttactattacgacatccgtgcatattttgcatagttctaaaactagtgcattatcattgctaactatgaagttattactatgtttttcaacagataatcccagaggattgtgtgcctcatttgatgtatcagaatggtaggcttgatgttttgaatatacaaccaggtcatcctacaaatctcaactgtccataccggatttctaaaagaagtggagacatgcaaatcaaagaatggaaaaaatgtatggacaatcgcaaggagcttcttggaagcaaaagaaagcgaggcgcaagaattggagacaggatgatctccattctccataatggagagtcagggtctatattgttttatgctattttaccttaaagagggtatttcggtcctacctaatactgatgatcatgtgctaagaacaattaagtagggttggttcgatgactgtgaggatgatgatcgtatgacttgttattaataacgagtagaagttgtatgatgatgattagtaggacttgttattatatatgatgatgcatgatgcgtgcatgaagagttattatatatcagcgggtgaaatgaacatggattggattgaagtgaaggcaacatgcatgtggtgcgtgtcgaaagtagtacaatccaaacttgatcaagtccggattagtattactttcgacatgcaccacatgttgccttcacttcaatctaagccatgtttaggcatagcagtacgtagcgttggtaaaccaagcacggagatataagagaggacacttctctctaatagctacctaataacaacctaaattaacccccccaaacccccaaccccccccctttcaaaaaaaacaaaaacctcaactcctgccaggtgctgacgcgtggatgcctattggtcccggttggtggcaccaaccgggaccaaaggccctcctgcctgggctccccgcaccggccacgtggacggcctttagtcccggttcgtgtaagaaccgggactaaagggctagggcattagtaacgacccttcaGTCCCGGTttcagaaccgggactaaaggcccttatgaaccggggtaaaagccccttttcctactagtgacaCTTGAGATGCATTTAACGATCACTACATGCATACAATTAGAAAAATTCTATTTGGTCCCCAAATTAGATAGTGAGATTGTCAGTCTCCCTAGACTTGCTAATAACAAGGATAAGCCTATCACATGGTAGGAATTGATAATTGCATGTAAATAAAGAAATGATTCAGAATGTAAAGACCAAAGAAAGAGTTCGAACAAGTAAATATAAATCCGATCATAAAGTGACAATTGATTACAGCAAAACAAAGACACAACACTATGGGGCTGGCGAGCTATGCACCTGTGGTCCATTTATCTTTGGGGAGGAGTATGTTGGCTTCTCTGGCTTCGGATCTGTGGCTTCGTGAGGTGGGCATGGTGGTCCCTTTGTGGCAGGTGCCACCATCCAGGTGTTCTTTGTCTTTTTTTTTCGATAAAACGGAAACTTTATTCATTGGAAATAATTAGTACATCGTTTGTGAGGATCATAACAATTTCATTAAGAGGCTGCTAAAACCAATCCGAAGTCAAAGAAAATCTAGCTAATCTAGCGAGTTCATGGGCTACTTTATTTACCCACCTCCAGGTTGTCCGAGTTAATAGTTGCGCGATTACATCCCACCCTCTACGCCAGTGTTAAGATAACCCACGTGGGAGGCACCTGTGAGTGGGAGTTGGCATGCAGGCAGCTCCTTGGGGAATTCGTCTTCATCACTAACCTTTTTCCTTGTAGAAGACTGTGGGTGGTAGGACAATCGTTCCCAAGCGAAAGCTTTGCACGACGTTGTCAGTGCCAGTGACGCTGACGCTCTTGAGTGCCGTCCCCTTCTTGGAGGCATCACCTTGGGTTGTCTCCTTCACCCTGGGCTTTGGGTAAAAACACTTGCTCCGACATGTTGGACCAGGCGGCGGAGGCACTATGGTGTCGTTCCTTCCTTGAAGGCTCTGTTGTGTGAGCTAGTTCCCTTCTTGCCCAAGGTTAGGGTGTGTTTGTGGGCAGTAGCTAATTCTCTTCGCATTGATGGTCTCGTGGCTGTGACGGTGCTCTTTAGGCGAGCTACCTCGGCGAGAAGTTGTGTTCGGAGTCCTTCTCCTTGGGTTCGACAGGCTCTAGGTGAGGTTCTGCATCATTCGACGATGCGGCGCCCTTTGATCCAGCGCGAGGGGCAGGGGTCTCGGCGATGGAGCTGGTTCGGGTGGTGGTGCTTGGCCTCCATGTGTTGGCGATGACATGGCTTCCTCTGTCTACTAGTCTCTCTCTCAAGTTGGCTCCGTTCTTCTCTCCATTTTCCTAATCGTCGATGATGGCTCTGAGGACTCCATGCAGTGCTCAAATCTTTCTTTTGTTGTTTGCTTGTTGTTTTCTCGGGCTTTGTTGTTATCCTTGGCACCTTGTATCTTGCCGTTTTCTTGTTTATCTTTAAAGTTGGCGAAAGCTTTTTTTGATGTACATAGCCTAGATGCTAAAAGAAAAAGTAGAAATAAGAGAAGATGGGAAGATCTTTAAATCAAGGTAATTGTGTTAATCATCCCCTCCGTATGGCTCTAACTTAAGCTAGTTGATCCTGGACAATTCCAACACTAACATTTAGATACGAATGTGTATGAATTTTTGGATTTTTACTAGCAGGTGCCGTGGCACCCGGGAGCCAAATGTATAGATCTGCATGGTACTCATATACTATTGGATACACTATAATACTTCCAAATTTTGAAACTGTTGGAGAAAAGTTCACAATGTATTCAAAAAGAGGTCCCACGAGACTAAATATATTTTGCCGCACAGTACCATGCATTGTCATTTGACTCATTTGGATATCCACTAGTACCATCGAGGAACACAAAGCCCCCGGCCTTCTTATGCAAGCTAGCTAGTACATAGGTAGAAACAGAGGAGTGGTAGTTTGAGGAATGCAGGCTTCTGGAGTTGTATATAACGATTACACCTTTATTGAATAAACAGATCTGGATTTTCAATCTGAAGTAGACACGCATAAAAAGTTAAATGGCCGATCAGAACGAATAAATAGCCAAAAGAACAACGCAAAAGAATTACTACAAGGATGCCGGCGCGGTGGTGCAATGAGTCGAGTGACAACTTTTCATTGGTTGGCTGCCTGGTTGATATCAGGGATGTCCTCCTGGTCTGGCCCCTCTTCGCCATGGATGGCGTTCCCACGAAAGCCGGCGTGGGAGACCAATGCCCACAGGTGTGTGATGAGCTCACTGTCGCCGGCAAGATGCCTCCCGTGGGTGGCTGCCCTCGTGTTCGCGGCCAAGTGGAGGAGGAACCCCGTCCAGAAGTTGGCCAGGTCGCTCCACAGGCCTTCTGCGTGGCCTTCATACACCTTTATCAGGTGCTTCCCTAGCATTGCACCCATCCTTGTTATGGAACACCCAATGTGGAGGCCTCCATCGTCTTCTTTTTCTCTCACTTGCTCTGGTGTTACTGGTTCCACGTCAGGGCCCCAGCCCCAGCTCTGATGGTGATCAGTGTTCTCGCAGGGCTTGTGGACTGTCTCCATAAGGCCATTGTACACAAATATGAAAGGTAGCTTGCCACGCCCCCACTGGCGATTGAATTTGGATGTAACGTGGTCAATTTCTTGGATTACCTCACCAAGGACCATTCCGGCAACAATGGGATTATCCGGCACCAGATCCTTGCTGACCAGATACGTACAATAGTTGGATAAGGTGGCTGCAGTTGCATACTGCTCAGACCACACAGATTCATAGTTTTTCCTTTTATTGCGAATTCCATTTGGACCGTCGACGAAAGGCCGCGGTCGCTGCACAGCCCTGAGCTTCTTGACCGTGTTGAAGAAGTTGATCTCACAGAGGCTGGTGGCGATATGCCAGACCAGTATGATGTGGGTGTCTACCTTGAGGTTTCTTGGCCACTCCACCACCTTCTCATTTGATCTGAAGGCGTTTGAGAAGTAGTTATCCAGCGCTAGCCCTTCCTTCTCCAACTTCTTGAGCGTATCCAATATCGCAATCTTGGTGTAATCTTTCAGGGCGGTTGTTCCAACAGTTTCCCCTCGACAGAGTACCATCCTCCATGTGAGCGGAGGCAGCACACCTGCTGGCTTTAGCACACGGAATGTAACCAGAAGGTTCTGCTGACTGACCGTCTGAATCCATTTGGCTTTGCTGCCGAAAAACAACATGAACCTCATTGCCATCTCCACCATCGGACGCCGCAAGCACTGATGCTGGACGTACTTGCACAACATCAGAACCTTTGCCCACCGTGACAGCACATAGAGAAAAATCTCCAAGAGCTCCTTGAGAACGATGATGCCGACCATGAGGCGTGTGATGAACACGCCGTGTGTGATCCTGTTCCGGTCTGCTGGATCCATCCTCTCGGGTATGTATCGGGCAGGATACGCAATGTatcccgtcgccgccgccaagGACAGCGAGAGCAGCAGGCTCCGGAGTGGAACCATGGCTCCGCCGGCAAACACCGCGGCGTGCTTGCTATAGAAGAGGTCTTGGAGGAAGGACAGCTCGACCCCTGTGATGCGGAACGCCCTCTCGCAGTCCTTAAGGATGTAGTCGATGACGAGCTTGCGGATCTTGTTTTTCCCCTGCG
This sequence is a window from Aegilops tauschii subsp. strangulata cultivar AL8/78 chromosome 7, Aet v6.0, whole genome shotgun sequence. Protein-coding genes within it:
- the LOC109757628 gene encoding uncharacterized protein, with amino-acid sequence MSSAKAKAAATILLTLEKLFMLDIATHIASVELWVLVTTVLLVWRFLLDFSGPWFGKPSRMFTVVTMEILNQNLVMYTMGLMQLSGARVNDYFQVWAVLLVTLQYSVKIGRPYTRSKQVPLLDLMSSFWSANLLRVQTFELLRIPLWLIWALNAVRIIVLFVTSSKGETENQESMRLVSDYMSYEDHLPALAAAAGGSDDEQEVSEMAGCKYLVHGEHRVLKEVQEGRREGRRRLSSCFRRERIIIESNRSYKIQLDPDGVHKDHLVTVEKLWRDTSKSRLLGGASTADPGNQRKDLCLSFAMYKLLRRRFYDLPVHELTRPQGKNKIRKLVIDYILKDCERAFRITGVELSFLQDLFYSKHAAVFAGGAMVPLRSLLLSLSLAAATGYIAYPARYIPERMDPADRNRITHGVFITRLMVGIIVLKELLEIFLYVLSRWAKVLMLCKYVQHQCLRRPMVEMAMRFMLFFGSKAKWIQTVSQQNLLVTFRVLKPAGVLPPLTWRMVLCRGETVGTTALKDYTKIAILDTLKKLEKEGLALDNYFSNAFRSNEKVVEWPRNLKVDTHIILVWHIATSLCEINFFNTVKKLRAVQRPRPFVDGPNGIRNKRKNYESVWSEQYATAATLSNYCTYLVSKDLVPDNPIVAGMVLGEVIQEIDHVTSKFNRQWGRGKLPFIFVYNGLMETVHKPCENTDHHQSWGWGPDVEPVTPEQVREKEDDGGLHIGCSITRMGAMLGKHLIKVYEGHAEGLWSDLANFWTGFLLHLAANTRAATHGRHLAGDSELITHLWALVSHAGFRGNAIHGEEGPDQEDIPDINQAANQ